A stretch of Rhizobium sp. TH2 DNA encodes these proteins:
- a CDS encoding alpha/beta hydrolase — MLPRKIINWDDAYTNSDNIAGGDRWPDAWVAPAKGFRDRLAGLGRAKFGIVYGPRPRNQLDLFMPEGTPRGLVVFVHGGYWMALDNSYWSHLAGGAVEHGYAVAMPSYTLCPDVRIGEIVGEVGAAIGKAAELVEGPVMLTGHSAGGHLVSRMVSQTAPLAPAVSARVRNVVSISGIHDLRPLMNTGMKETLRIDEAEALAESPALLRPMDGARITCWAGGSERAEFLRQNALLANIWTGLGATTSAVVEPDRHHFNVIDGLADPGHPLTQTLLGA; from the coding sequence ATGCTGCCGCGCAAAATCATCAACTGGGATGACGCCTACACCAACAGTGACAACATTGCGGGCGGCGATCGCTGGCCGGATGCCTGGGTGGCGCCTGCCAAGGGGTTCCGCGACAGGCTTGCAGGGCTCGGCCGGGCGAAGTTCGGCATCGTCTATGGTCCTCGGCCTCGCAACCAGCTCGACCTTTTCATGCCTGAAGGCACGCCGAGGGGCCTCGTGGTCTTCGTCCATGGCGGCTACTGGATGGCGCTCGACAACAGCTACTGGTCCCATCTTGCGGGCGGAGCGGTGGAGCATGGCTATGCCGTGGCGATGCCGTCCTACACACTCTGCCCGGATGTCCGGATCGGTGAAATCGTCGGCGAGGTCGGTGCTGCTATCGGCAAGGCTGCCGAACTGGTCGAAGGGCCTGTCATGTTGACCGGGCACTCCGCCGGCGGTCATCTGGTCAGCCGGATGGTGTCCCAGACCGCGCCACTCGCCCCCGCCGTCTCGGCGCGCGTCCGCAATGTCGTGTCGATTTCCGGGATCCATGACCTGAGGCCGCTGATGAACACAGGCATGAAGGAAACGCTCCGCATCGACGAGGCCGAGGCGCTGGCCGAAAGCCCGGCATTGCTCAGGCCGATGGATGGCGCCCGTATCACCTGCTGGGCCGGCGGGAGCGAGCGTGCTGAATTCCTGCGCCAGAACGCGCTTCTCGCCAACATCTGGACCGGTCTGGGCGCGACGACCAGCGCGGTGGTCGAGCCTGACCGGCACCATTTCAATGTCATTGATGGCCTTGCCGACCCGGGTCATCCGTTGACGCAAACGCTGTTGGGCGCGTGA
- a CDS encoding AMP-binding protein yields the protein MLGPSAHTDTFTRDNLPPPDQWPDFLLDGFDYPDRINAGVELTDRLVEKGFGDHTALIGNGRRRTYKELSDWTNRLAHALVETYGVKPGSRVLIRSANNPAMVACWLAATKAGAVVVNTMPMLRAGELKKIVDKAEISLALCDTRLMDEMVACAKDSAFLEKVVGFDGTANHDAELDRIALDKPVTFAAIQTSQDDVALLGFTSGTTGVPKATMHFHRDLLLIADTYAKDVLHVTPDDVFVGSPPLAFTFGLGGLAIFPLRFGATATLLEEATPPNMIHIIEIYKATISFTSPTAYRAMMKAMDAGADLSSLRVAVSAGETLPGPVFEEWTAKTGKPILDGIGATEMLHIFISNRFEDLRPSSTGKPVGGYEARIVDDEMNEVPRGTVGKLAVRGPTGCRYMSDIRQKEYVCDGWNLTGDAFYQDEAGFFHFAARSDDMIVSSGYNIAGPEVEAALLSHPDVAECAVIGAEDVDRGQIVEAHVVLVPSAAPDAATIKRLQDHVKATIAPYKYPRSVKFIDALPKTQTGKIQRFRLRAEKIN from the coding sequence ATGCTTGGACCGTCAGCACATACAGACACGTTCACGCGCGACAACCTGCCGCCGCCGGACCAGTGGCCGGATTTCCTGCTGGACGGTTTCGACTATCCCGACCGCATCAATGCCGGCGTCGAACTGACGGACAGGCTGGTCGAGAAGGGCTTTGGCGATCACACCGCGCTGATCGGCAATGGCCGGCGCCGCACCTACAAGGAACTGTCGGACTGGACCAACCGGCTGGCACATGCGCTCGTCGAGACCTATGGCGTCAAGCCGGGCAGCAGGGTGCTCATCCGCTCCGCCAACAATCCGGCCATGGTCGCCTGCTGGCTTGCCGCCACCAAAGCCGGAGCGGTGGTCGTTAACACCATGCCCATGCTGCGGGCGGGCGAACTCAAGAAGATCGTCGATAAGGCGGAAATCTCGCTCGCACTCTGCGATACCCGGCTGATGGACGAAATGGTCGCCTGCGCCAAGGACAGCGCCTTCCTCGAGAAGGTCGTCGGTTTCGATGGCACCGCCAACCACGACGCCGAACTCGACCGTATCGCGCTCGACAAGCCGGTGACGTTCGCGGCAATTCAAACCAGCCAAGATGATGTTGCGTTGTTGGGCTTCACGTCGGGTACGACGGGTGTGCCCAAGGCGACAATGCATTTCCACCGCGATCTTCTGCTTATCGCCGACACCTACGCCAAAGACGTTTTGCATGTGACCCCTGACGACGTGTTCGTCGGATCGCCGCCGCTCGCCTTCACTTTCGGCCTGGGTGGCCTCGCCATCTTCCCGTTGCGCTTTGGCGCCACCGCGACGCTCCTCGAAGAGGCGACGCCACCGAACATGATCCACATCATCGAGATCTATAAGGCGACGATTTCCTTCACCTCGCCGACCGCCTACCGAGCCATGATGAAGGCGATGGATGCCGGCGCCGACCTCTCGTCGCTGCGCGTCGCGGTGTCGGCCGGGGAAACCCTGCCCGGTCCGGTGTTCGAGGAATGGACGGCCAAGACGGGCAAACCGATCCTCGATGGCATCGGGGCGACCGAGATGCTGCACATTTTCATCTCCAACCGCTTCGAGGATTTGCGGCCGTCATCCACTGGCAAGCCCGTCGGCGGTTATGAGGCGCGCATTGTCGATGACGAGATGAACGAGGTGCCGCGCGGAACCGTCGGCAAGCTGGCGGTGCGCGGGCCCACCGGATGCCGCTACATGTCGGATATCAGGCAGAAGGAATATGTTTGCGACGGCTGGAACCTGACCGGCGACGCCTTCTACCAGGATGAGGCTGGCTTCTTCCACTTCGCGGCGCGCTCAGACGACATGATCGTCAGTTCCGGCTACAATATCGCCGGCCCGGAGGTCGAGGCGGCGCTGCTGTCGCATCCCGATGTGGCCGAATGCGCGGTGATCGGCGCGGAAGACGTCGATCGCGGCCAGATCGTCGAGGCGCATGTCGTGCTTGTGCCATCCGCAGCGCCCGATGCGGCAACGATCAAGCGCCTGCAGGACCACGTGAAGGCCACGATCGCGCCTTACAAGTATCCCCGCTCGGTGAAATTCATCGATGCGCTGCCCAAGACCCAGACCGGCAAGATCCAGCGGTTCCGGCTCCGCGCGGAGAAGATCAATTGA
- the kynA gene encoding tryptophan 2,3-dioxygenase codes for MSFADRMSYSDYLHLDEVLNAQSPLSTAHDELLFIIQHQTSELWMKLAIHEVSAAIRSIRDDKLEPSFKMLARVARIFEQLNNAWDVLRTMTPSEYTQFRESLGQSSGFQSWQYRAVEYLAGNRNLAMLRPHAHRPEFSEKLEAILAMPSLYDEAILLLSRQGFDVGADAQRTEWRENRIESEEVLTAWQTVYQDPERHWMLYELAEKLVDFEDYFRRWRFNHVTTVERIIGLKRGTGGTSGASYLRKMLDVELFPELWRVRTRL; via the coding sequence ATGTCGTTCGCGGACCGCATGTCCTACAGCGACTACCTGCATCTCGACGAGGTGCTGAATGCGCAGTCGCCACTATCGACGGCGCATGACGAACTGCTGTTCATCATCCAGCACCAGACATCGGAACTCTGGATGAAGCTTGCGATCCATGAAGTTTCGGCCGCGATCCGCTCGATCCGCGACGACAAGCTGGAGCCGAGCTTCAAGATGCTGGCCCGCGTCGCCCGCATTTTTGAGCAGCTCAACAATGCCTGGGACGTGCTGCGGACGATGACCCCCAGCGAATACACCCAGTTCCGAGAATCGCTCGGCCAGTCCTCAGGCTTCCAGTCGTGGCAATATCGGGCCGTGGAATATTTGGCGGGAAATCGCAACCTCGCAATGCTGCGCCCGCACGCCCACCGCCCGGAATTTTCCGAGAAGCTGGAGGCAATACTCGCCATGCCCTCGCTCTACGACGAGGCGATCCTGCTGCTGTCCCGCCAGGGCTTCGATGTCGGTGCCGACGCGCAACGCACGGAGTGGCGCGAGAACCGTATCGAGAGCGAAGAGGTGCTCACCGCCTGGCAGACAGTCTATCAGGACCCCGAGCGCCATTGGATGCTTTACGAACTGGCCGAGAAGCTGGTCGATTTCGAGGATTATTTCCGCCGCTGGCGCTTCAATCACGTCACGACGGTCGAGCGCATCATCGGCCTGAAGCGCGGCACCGGCGGAACCTCGGGCGCATCCTACCTGCGGAAAATGCTGGACGTTGAACTGTTTCCGGAACTCTGGCGCGTTCGCACTAGGCTCTGA
- the kynU gene encoding kynureninase, producing MTVIPDLAAVEAMDASDPLRGMRDRFILPEGVIYLDGNSLGAASKAAYDEIDKAAREEWGQDLIRAWNKDGWFEMPLELGDRIGRLIGAAPGQTVVADTTSINIYKGLHAALGLRPDRSVIVAEGGSFPTDLYMAEGVASTRPGTTLRLEGVDAPEIEDLIDDKVAVILVNHVNYKSGELRDMATLTRKAHEAGALIVWDLCHTAGALPVDLDGSNADFAIGCTYKYLNGGPGAPAFIYVATRHLTEARQPLSGWWAHARPFAFEQSFDASAGIRRFQCGTQPILSLRALKGALDIWAEVDLDALRAKSISLTDLFIKLVESRCEGLGLTLESPRDASRRGSQVSFEHDHAYPIMQALIERGVIGDFRAPATIRFGFTPLYTSFGDVWRAVEVLEDILRTGAWKEARFAVRSAVT from the coding sequence ATGACAGTCATTCCCGATCTCGCAGCCGTCGAGGCGATGGATGCAAGCGACCCGCTGCGCGGCATGCGCGACCGCTTCATCCTGCCCGAGGGCGTAATCTATCTCGATGGCAATTCGCTCGGTGCCGCGTCCAAAGCCGCCTACGACGAGATCGACAAGGCCGCGCGGGAGGAATGGGGCCAGGATCTTATCCGCGCCTGGAACAAGGATGGCTGGTTCGAGATGCCGCTCGAGTTGGGCGACCGCATCGGCCGGCTGATCGGTGCGGCACCCGGTCAAACCGTGGTGGCGGACACGACGTCGATCAATATTTACAAGGGCCTGCATGCGGCCTTGGGCCTGCGCCCGGATCGTTCTGTCATCGTCGCCGAAGGCGGCAGTTTCCCGACCGATCTCTATATGGCCGAGGGCGTTGCCTCGACCCGTCCGGGCACCACGCTTCGCCTGGAGGGAGTCGATGCTCCTGAGATCGAGGACCTTATCGATGACAAGGTCGCGGTGATCCTCGTCAACCACGTCAATTACAAATCCGGCGAACTCCGCGACATGGCGACGCTGACCCGGAAGGCGCATGAGGCCGGGGCGCTGATCGTCTGGGATCTCTGCCACACAGCTGGCGCGCTGCCGGTCGATCTCGACGGATCCAACGCCGACTTCGCCATCGGCTGCACGTACAAGTATCTCAATGGTGGCCCGGGCGCCCCGGCCTTCATCTATGTCGCCACCAGGCATCTCACTGAAGCGCGCCAGCCATTGAGCGGCTGGTGGGCCCATGCCCGGCCCTTCGCCTTCGAGCAGAGTTTCGATGCCAGCGCCGGCATCCGTCGATTCCAATGCGGAACGCAGCCGATCCTCTCGCTGCGTGCGCTCAAGGGCGCACTCGACATCTGGGCCGAGGTCGATCTCGATGCGCTGCGTGCCAAAAGCATCTCGCTGACCGATCTCTTCATCAAGCTGGTCGAGTCGCGGTGCGAGGGTCTTGGCCTCACGCTGGAAAGCCCACGCGACGCCAGCCGCCGTGGCAGCCAGGTGTCGTTCGAGCATGACCACGCATATCCCATAATGCAGGCGCTGATCGAGCGCGGCGTGATCGGCGATTTCCGTGCACCGGCGACCATCCGCTTCGGCTTCACGCCGCTCTATACGAGCTTTGGGGATGTCTGGCGGGCGGTAGAGGTTCTGGAGGACATATTGCGCACCGGCGCATGGAAGGAAGCACGCTTCGCGGTGCGATCCGCGGTGACTTGA
- a CDS encoding amino acid ABC transporter permease has product MSLIDTFFNYEVLWSALPALLRGFWNTLLLGVMSIVIGVPAGMFVGIIRLYAPKPIRLLMIGYIDIMRAMPVLVMLILIYYALPFLGIRLSSWASAVMAFSIVMAAYSAEVFRSGIEGVPKGQFEAAAALGLPFLLTLRKVIMPQAIRIVIPPTTSNCVSMFKDTSLASTVALPELLKEATNAQALYANPSPLIGAALVYIIFLWPMVRLVSMLEKRYKSENAR; this is encoded by the coding sequence ATGTCGTTGATCGATACGTTCTTCAATTATGAGGTGCTGTGGTCTGCCCTGCCCGCGCTGCTGAGAGGGTTCTGGAACACGCTGCTGCTCGGCGTCATGAGCATCGTGATCGGCGTTCCCGCCGGCATGTTTGTCGGCATTATCAGGCTTTACGCGCCAAAGCCGATACGTTTGCTGATGATCGGCTACATCGACATCATGCGCGCCATGCCGGTGCTGGTGATGCTCATTCTCATCTATTACGCGCTGCCGTTCCTCGGCATCCGGCTCTCGTCATGGGCGTCGGCCGTCATGGCATTCTCGATCGTCATGGCGGCCTATTCCGCCGAGGTCTTCCGGTCGGGCATCGAAGGCGTGCCGAAGGGCCAGTTCGAGGCGGCGGCGGCGCTCGGCCTGCCGTTTCTCCTGACGCTGCGCAAGGTCATCATGCCGCAAGCGATCCGGATCGTCATTCCGCCAACCACCAGCAACTGCGTATCGATGTTCAAGGACACGTCGTTGGCCTCGACGGTGGCGCTGCCGGAACTGCTGAAGGAAGCCACCAACGCCCAGGCGCTCTATGCAAATCCATCGCCGCTGATAGGTGCCGCGCTGGTCTACATCATCTTCCTCTGGCCGATGGTCCGGCTGGTGAGCATGCTTGAGAAGCGTTACAAGTCCGAAAATGCCCGTTGA
- a CDS encoding ABC transporter substrate-binding protein, translated as MSLTRRHLLAVTAALGLSCTAFGALAADVLQVGSYPNNPPFEFKNASGTFEGFEVDIVNEAAKRAGMTTEIADYGFQALFAGTTSGRIDVAISSITITPERLGSQSFTQPYYDSDMGVAIKEDSPLNGLADLKGKIVGVLSGSTGEKWAQEHQKEYGFAEIKGYDSQQNVMLDLGAGRVDGVVSDIPGMEFLFTKMKGFKVKERIKTGEQYGLMMTKDHPKLQALSDAIGSMKKDGTLAAIHKKWFGSDAPAGSSTVTEMPIPKP; from the coding sequence ATGAGCCTTACCCGTCGCCACCTACTCGCCGTGACAGCCGCACTCGGCCTGTCCTGCACCGCCTTCGGCGCGCTTGCCGCCGATGTGCTTCAAGTCGGATCCTACCCCAACAACCCGCCGTTCGAATTCAAGAACGCGAGCGGTACCTTCGAAGGCTTCGAAGTCGATATCGTCAACGAAGCCGCCAAGCGCGCCGGCATGACAACCGAAATCGCCGATTATGGCTTCCAGGCGCTGTTCGCCGGCACGACCTCGGGCCGCATCGACGTGGCGATCTCCTCGATCACCATCACGCCGGAGCGCCTCGGTTCGCAGTCGTTCACTCAGCCCTACTACGACTCCGACATGGGTGTCGCCATCAAGGAAGACAGCCCGCTGAACGGCCTGGCCGACCTGAAGGGCAAGATCGTCGGTGTTCTCTCCGGTTCCACAGGTGAAAAGTGGGCCCAGGAACATCAGAAGGAATACGGATTTGCCGAGATCAAGGGCTATGATTCCCAGCAGAACGTGATGCTCGATCTCGGCGCAGGCCGCGTCGATGGCGTGGTCAGCGACATTCCGGGCATGGAATTCCTCTTCACCAAGATGAAGGGCTTCAAGGTCAAGGAACGCATCAAGACCGGCGAACAGTACGGCCTGATGATGACCAAGGACCATCCGAAGCTGCAGGCGCTTTCCGATGCCATCGGCTCGATGAAGAAGGACGGCACGCTGGCCGCGATCCACAAGAAGTGGTTCGGCAGCGACGCACCGGCCGGTTCCTCGACCGTCACCGAAATGCCGATCCCGAAGCCCTGA
- a CDS encoding pyridoxal phosphate-dependent aminotransferase, with amino-acid sequence MSLLPSDISTEAMRKRYAFDGIRAQVRDLRTENIAVLAARARELGDVIPLWFGEGDIVTPAFIRDAAKAAIDDGLTFYIPNMRGYGPLIEALATYQSGIHGRSIPVERSTIAPGGMQALYLALSLLVDVGTNVVYVAPQWPNIHNAIHLVGGEPRPVPLGFDTDWRLDLDKLFAACDARTRAIFLSTPSNPTGWTASREEMQALLDFSRRTGIWIISDEVYNRLYFDGVAAPSILQIAEDGDRVLAVNSFSKAWAMTGWRIGWLTHPSGVADQLAAMTQYANSGTPGIVQAAGAVALRDGEPLVAEIVGRIKAGLDLTYDRLAEIPGIILPEKPRGGMYAFFALEGQPDARDACTMILEKSRVGLAPGHLFGASSGAFLRMCVCRDIAQIATALDRMVDALK; translated from the coding sequence ATGTCACTGTTGCCATCAGACATCTCGACAGAAGCGATGCGGAAACGCTACGCGTTCGACGGCATTCGCGCCCAGGTCCGCGACCTGCGCACGGAGAACATTGCCGTCCTTGCTGCCCGCGCGCGTGAACTCGGCGATGTCATACCGCTCTGGTTCGGCGAAGGCGACATCGTAACCCCGGCTTTCATCCGTGATGCGGCAAAGGCGGCGATCGACGATGGCTTGACCTTCTATATTCCCAATATGCGCGGCTACGGCCCGCTGATCGAAGCGCTTGCGACCTATCAAAGCGGCATTCATGGCCGTTCGATCCCGGTGGAGCGCTCGACGATCGCGCCCGGCGGCATGCAGGCCCTCTATCTGGCGCTCAGCCTGCTGGTCGATGTCGGCACCAATGTCGTCTATGTCGCGCCGCAATGGCCCAACATCCACAACGCCATCCATCTGGTCGGTGGCGAGCCTCGACCCGTGCCGCTCGGTTTCGATACCGACTGGCGGCTGGATCTCGACAAACTGTTTGCCGCCTGCGACGCGCGGACCCGCGCCATCTTTCTCTCCACGCCCTCCAACCCGACGGGTTGGACCGCGAGCCGGGAGGAGATGCAGGCGCTTCTCGATTTCAGCCGACGGACTGGCATCTGGATCATTTCGGATGAGGTCTATAACAGGCTGTATTTCGACGGCGTGGCGGCGCCGTCGATTCTACAAATCGCCGAGGACGGCGACCGTGTGCTGGCGGTCAACAGCTTTTCCAAGGCCTGGGCGATGACCGGCTGGCGGATCGGCTGGCTGACGCATCCCTCGGGCGTCGCGGACCAACTCGCCGCGATGACGCAATATGCCAATAGCGGCACGCCGGGCATTGTCCAGGCGGCTGGCGCTGTGGCGCTCCGCGATGGCGAGCCGCTGGTCGCCGAGATTGTTGGCCGCATCAAGGCCGGCCTCGACCTCACCTATGACAGGCTTGCCGAAATTCCCGGCATCATCCTGCCCGAGAAGCCGCGCGGCGGCATGTATGCCTTCTTCGCGCTCGAGGGCCAACCGGATGCGCGCGACGCCTGCACCATGATTTTGGAGAAATCGCGGGTCGGGCTGGCGCCCGGTCACCTGTTCGGCGCATCATCGGGCGCGTTTCTGCGCATGTGTGTGTGCCGTGACATCGCCCAGATCGCCACGGCGCTCGACCGCATGGTCGACGCCTTGAAATGA
- a CDS encoding cysteine desulfurase-like protein encodes MSGTERTSAGGNGFPVDELRALFPALRKANGFIFLENAGGSQVPQSVVDAVANHLIDNNVQRMAKYEHSQGVDRNLEAARESVALLVNAYRPEEISFGLNATSFIRLVSLGIAKLLGERNEIIITDMDHDANIATWMALEADGAKIVWWKMREDGTLHTVDLEPLLNERTRLVAVTVTAHSIGTIVDVKTVGRLAHAAGAEVFLDSVHFGPHGLIDVQAWDCDYLVCSGYKNFSPHMGFLWGRYDALVKLPTFKEDFIPDVPPYKIEVGTFTYENVAGMNAAVHYLEDIGRRFLAGSGHSRREALAAAMGAIREYELVLSREMIRVLKRHGADIYGISDEAKLAGRVPTICFNVPGVTPQHIAAEMGKARIGVRDGHMFAPRLMKRLGLSMESGALRVSLVHYNKVEEIARFDTVLGDIIAAAKGSPKLARSA; translated from the coding sequence ATGTCGGGGACTGAGCGGACGAGTGCGGGCGGCAACGGATTTCCGGTCGATGAGTTGCGCGCGCTGTTTCCCGCGCTGCGCAAGGCCAACGGTTTCATCTTTCTCGAAAATGCCGGTGGATCGCAGGTGCCGCAGTCGGTGGTCGATGCCGTCGCCAACCACCTGATCGACAACAACGTCCAGCGCATGGCGAAGTACGAGCACAGCCAGGGCGTCGACCGCAATCTCGAAGCGGCGCGCGAAAGCGTGGCTCTCCTCGTCAATGCCTATCGTCCGGAGGAAATCTCCTTCGGGCTCAATGCGACCTCGTTCATCCGGCTGGTGAGCCTCGGCATCGCCAAGCTGCTGGGCGAGCGCAACGAGATCATCATCACCGACATGGACCATGACGCCAACATCGCCACCTGGATGGCGCTCGAAGCCGATGGTGCCAAGATCGTCTGGTGGAAAATGCGCGAGGACGGCACGCTGCACACGGTCGATCTCGAGCCGCTGCTTAACGAGCGCACGCGCCTGGTGGCGGTTACGGTCACCGCCCATTCGATTGGCACCATCGTCGATGTCAAGACCGTCGGTCGCCTTGCCCACGCGGCCGGCGCCGAAGTGTTCCTCGATTCCGTCCACTTCGGTCCGCACGGGCTGATCGACGTGCAGGCATGGGATTGCGACTACCTCGTTTGCTCAGGCTACAAGAATTTCTCGCCGCATATGGGGTTCCTCTGGGGCCGCTATGATGCGCTCGTTAAGCTCCCGACTTTCAAGGAAGACTTCATTCCCGACGTTCCGCCCTACAAGATCGAGGTCGGCACGTTCACCTATGAAAACGTCGCGGGCATGAACGCGGCCGTGCACTATCTCGAAGACATCGGCCGGCGCTTCCTGGCCGGTAGCGGGCACAGCCGCCGCGAGGCGCTTGCCGCCGCCATGGGCGCCATCCGCGAATACGAACTGGTCCTGTCGCGCGAGATGATCCGTGTGCTCAAGCGGCACGGCGCCGATATCTATGGCATTTCGGACGAGGCCAAGCTTGCCGGCCGCGTGCCCACCATCTGCTTCAACGTTCCCGGTGTGACGCCGCAGCACATCGCCGCTGAAATGGGCAAGGCGCGGATCGGCGTGCGTGACGGCCATATGTTCGCGCCGCGCCTGATGAAGCGGCTGGGCCTGTCGATGGAGTCGGGCGCTCTGCGCGTGTCGCTGGTGCATTACAACAAGGTCGAGGAGATCGCCCGTTTCGACACCGTGCTTGGCGATATCATCGCGGCGGCGAAGGGCTCGCCCAAGCTGGCGAGGAGTGCCTGA
- a CDS encoding GntR family transcriptional regulator, which yields MLTETGLTKVSSRVTLQDGVYEQLRHALMWGLFEPSQVTTISSLAAEFGTSHMPVREALRRLAAENGLEIAHNGSARVPAVSRERLDDLCLVRATLEGLATELATARMSPDDIERCRQLAIEHEALGHTGKVHDMLRKNHEFHFAIYELSGSETLPQLIATLWLRFGPYMRLLSDLVARQLDQGIIHPYSTYHHELIDAFRAGDGKRAGALMVDDIEATQKLLQGLC from the coding sequence ATATTGACCGAAACGGGACTGACAAAAGTCTCTTCGCGGGTGACGCTGCAGGACGGCGTCTACGAGCAGTTGCGCCATGCGCTGATGTGGGGCCTGTTCGAGCCTTCGCAGGTGACGACCATCTCGTCGCTGGCAGCGGAGTTCGGCACCAGCCACATGCCGGTACGTGAGGCACTTAGAAGACTGGCCGCCGAGAACGGGCTTGAGATTGCCCATAACGGCTCCGCACGCGTTCCGGCGGTCTCACGTGAACGGCTGGACGATCTCTGCCTCGTGCGCGCGACGCTGGAAGGGCTGGCCACCGAACTCGCGACAGCGCGCATGAGCCCGGATGACATCGAGCGCTGCAGGCAGTTGGCCATCGAGCACGAGGCGCTGGGCCATACCGGCAAGGTGCATGACATGCTGCGCAAGAACCACGAATTCCATTTCGCCATCTATGAGCTCTCGGGCTCGGAGACCTTGCCGCAATTGATCGCTACGCTCTGGCTGCGGTTTGGCCCCTACATGCGGCTTCTCTCGGATCTGGTCGCCCGGCAGCTCGATCAAGGCATTATCCACCCCTATTCGACCTATCACCACGAGTTGATCGACGCCTTTCGTGCCGGCGATGGGAAGCGTGCGGGCGCCCTGATGGTTGATGATATCGAGGCGACGCAAAAGCTGTTGCAGGGATTATGCTAA
- a CDS encoding LLM class flavin-dependent oxidoreductase yields MTHPLKGANRLKLGVFSANADGGLAITDVPERWKAGWDDNLTAAQIADRAGLEFFLPIARWAGFGGKNHVREWSFETFTWAAALAAATKQIGLFMTVHVPLVHPLYAAKALATVDHVSGGRAGLNIVCGWNPKEFAMFGTPLVEKGYDQAAEWIEIIEKAYASDNPFDFDGSYYKLKDVVSRPASVQTPRPVTMNAAFGGPGRDFAAAHCDYLFTTFTDIDAAGSHVEDIRTRAEKAGRNVGVYTVCHVVCRETQAEANDYYERYAVEMADHAAVDIHMAGKKEFSQSHDADAYERYRKRFAGGAGSYPLVGTPEKIVEDMAAISAKGYAGIALSFVNYTQELPFFCGRVLPLLREAGLRQ; encoded by the coding sequence ATGACACATCCGCTCAAGGGGGCGAACCGGCTGAAACTCGGCGTCTTCTCGGCCAATGCGGATGGCGGACTGGCCATCACCGATGTTCCCGAACGCTGGAAAGCCGGCTGGGACGACAACCTCACCGCCGCGCAGATTGCCGACCGTGCCGGGCTGGAATTCTTCCTGCCGATCGCCCGCTGGGCCGGCTTCGGCGGCAAGAACCATGTGCGTGAATGGTCGTTCGAGACCTTCACGTGGGCGGCCGCACTGGCCGCCGCGACCAAGCAAATCGGTCTTTTCATGACCGTGCACGTGCCGCTGGTCCACCCGCTCTATGCCGCCAAGGCACTGGCGACGGTCGATCATGTCAGCGGCGGCAGGGCCGGGCTCAACATCGTCTGCGGCTGGAACCCGAAGGAATTTGCGATGTTCGGCACGCCCTTGGTCGAGAAGGGCTACGACCAGGCCGCCGAATGGATCGAGATCATCGAGAAGGCTTATGCGTCCGACAATCCCTTCGATTTCGACGGCAGCTATTACAAGCTGAAGGACGTCGTCAGTCGGCCGGCAAGCGTCCAGACGCCGCGACCGGTGACGATGAACGCGGCCTTCGGCGGGCCGGGCCGCGATTTCGCCGCTGCCCATTGCGACTACCTGTTCACCACCTTCACCGATATCGATGCCGCCGGAAGCCATGTCGAGGATATCCGCACGCGCGCCGAAAAGGCCGGCCGCAATGTCGGGGTCTACACTGTGTGCCATGTGGTTTGCCGCGAGACGCAGGCCGAGGCGAATGACTATTACGAGCGCTATGCCGTCGAGATGGCCGACCATGCGGCCGTCGACATCCACATGGCAGGCAAGAAGGAATTTTCGCAGTCGCATGATGCGGACGCCTATGAGCGTTATCGCAAGCGCTTTGCCGGCGGCGCGGGCAGCTATCCGCTCGTCGGTACCCCGGAAAAGATCGTCGAGGACATGGCCGCCATATCAGCGAAGGGCTATGCCGGCATCGCGCTGTCCTTCGTCAATTACACGCAGGAACTGCCGTTCTTCTGCGGCCGGGTGCTGCCGTTGCTGCGCGAGGCCGGACTGCGCCAGTGA